One region of Juglans microcarpa x Juglans regia isolate MS1-56 chromosome 7S, Jm3101_v1.0, whole genome shotgun sequence genomic DNA includes:
- the LOC121240544 gene encoding LOW QUALITY PROTEIN: ATP-dependent zinc metalloprotease FTSH 9, chloroplastic-like (The sequence of the model RefSeq protein was modified relative to this genomic sequence to represent the inferred CDS: inserted 1 base in 1 codon): MSSVESLSPIFHQNIHLNSYRKLYHCHGLRFVRGQSRVFHQSANRFIPSSLRFPPTNLDGQVLGASENTERFNLWGAFVRDCGFRKNRIGASSQDSDSAAGSSGTSEGEGDKNPPNSGSSTPNRRREKQGKGNSWWSKGKKWQWQPIVQAQEIGVLLLQLGIVIFVMRLLRPGIPLPGSEPRTPTTFVSVPYSEFLSKINSNQVQKVEVDGVHIMFKLKSEPGSQEIEVGGASSKLPESESLLRTVAPTKRIVYTTTRPSDIKAPYEKMLENAVEFGSPDKRSGGFLNSALIAMFYVAVLAGLLHRFPVSFSQNSAGQIRNRKSGGSGGAKASEQGEIITFADVAGVDEAKEELEEIVEFLRNPDRYIRLGARPPRGVLLVGLPGTGKTLLAKAVAGEAEVPFISCSASEFVELYVGMGASRVRDLFARAKKEAPSIIFIDEIDAVAKSRDGKYRIVSNDEREQTLNQLLTEMDGFDSNSAVIVLGATNRSDVLDPALRRPGRFDRVVMVETPDRRGREAILNVHVSKKELPLAEDVDLGDIACMTTGFTGADLANLVNEAALLAGRQKKLVVEKIDFIHAVERSIAGIEKKTAKLQGSEKAVVARHEAGHAVVGTAVANLLSGQPRVKKLSILPRSGGALGFTYMPPTHEDRYLLFIDELRGRLVTLLGGRAAEEVVYSGRVSTGALDDIRRATDMAYKAVAEYGLNQTIGPVSIATLSGGGIDESGGAVPWGRDQGHLVDLVQREVKVLLQSALDVALSVVRANPTVLEGLGAHLEEKEKVEGEELQEWLSLVVXPIELKGFIAGKQESLLSLQTGS, encoded by the exons ATGTCATCGGTCGAGTCTCTATCTCCTATATTTCACCAAAATATCCATTTGAATTCGTATAGGAAGCTCTATCATTGTCATGGATTGCGCTTCGTTCGCGGTCAATCTAGGGTTTTTCACCAGAGCGCCAACCGTTTTATCCCTAGTTCTCTACGTTTCCCGCCCACCAACCTCGACGGACAAGTTCTTGGTGCTTCGGAGAATACGGAGAGGTTTAATCTTTGGGGAGCTTTTGTCAGGGACTGCGGGTTCAGAAAGAATCGGATTGGAGCCAGTAGTCAGGACAGCGATTCGGCGGCCGGTTCTAGCGGGACGAGCGAAGGCGAGGGCGATAAGAATCCACCGAATTCGGGTTCTTCGACGCCGAATCGGCGGAGAGAGAAGCAAGGGAAAGGGAATTCGTGGTGGTCAAAGGGAAAGAAGTGGCAGTGGCAGCCTATAGTTCAGGCTCAGGAGATTGGGGTTTTGCTTTTGCAGTTGGGGATTGTGATTTTTGTAATGCGGTTGCTCCGACCAGGGATTCCTCTACCCGGTTCGGAGCCGAGGACTCCGACTACTTTCGTAAGCGTGCCATATAGCGAGTTTTTGAGTAAGATTAATAGCAATCAGGTGCAGAAGGTTGAGGTTGATGGGGTTCAtatcatgtttaaattgaaGTCCGAGCCTGGGAGTCAAGAAATTGAAGTTGGGGGAGCAAGTAGTAAGCTGCCGGAATCCGAGTCTCTGCTTAGGACTGTAGCGCCGACGAAGAGGATCGTTTACACGACGACTCGGCCAAGTGATATAAAAGCCCCATACGAGAAGATGCTCGAGAATGCAGTGGAGTTTGGGTCGCCCGATAAGCGGTCGGGTGGATTCTTGAACTCTGCATTG ATAGCTATGTTTTATGTTGCTGTGCTTGCTGGGCTTCTCCATCGGTTTCCAGTAAGCTTTTCTCAG AATTCGGCTGGCCAGATTAGGAATCGGAAATCTGGGGGTTCTGGTGGTGCAAAAGCATCTGAACAAGGTGAGATAATCACCTTTGCTGATGTTGCTGGTGTCGATGAGGCCAAAGAGGAGCTAGAAGAGATTGTG GAATTTCTTCGGAATCCTGATAGGTATATACGACTTGGTGCCCGTCCTCCTAGAGGTGTTCTCTTG GTGGGTCTTCCCGGGACAGGTAAGACTCTTCTAGCAAAGGCTGTGGCTGGAGAAGCTGAAGTCCCCTTTATTAGTTGTTCTGCCAGTGAGTTTGTGGAGTTGTATGTGGGCATGGGTGCCTCCCGTGTGAGAGATCTATTTGCACGGGCAAAGAAGGAGGCACCATCAATAATCTTTATTGACGAG ATTGATGCTGTTGCAAAAAGCCGTGATGGAAAATATCGAATTGTTAGCAATGATGAGCGAGAGCAGACCTTGAATCAGCTGCTCACC GAGATGGATGGGTTTGACAGCAACTCTGCTGTCATTGTTCTTGGAGCAACTAATCGCTCAGATGTTTTAGACCCTGCACTTCGCCGTCCAGGGAGATTTGATCGAGTGGTTATG GTGGAAACACCCGATAGGCGTGGAAGAGAAGCCATTTTAAACGTACATGTTTCCAAGAAAGAACTTCCCCTTGCGGAGGATGTTGACCTTGGTGACATTGCCTGTATGACTACTGGTTTCACCGG GGCTGATCTTGCAAACTTAGTAAATGAAGCTGCTCTGTTGGCTGGAAGACAAAAGAAACTTGTTGTGGAGAAAATTGATTTCATTCATGCAGTGGAAAGATCAATAGCT GGCATAGAGAAGAAGACTGCTAAGCTGCAAGGAAGTGAGAAAGCTGTAGTTGCACGGCATGAAGCTGGCCATGCGGTAGTGGGCACTGCTGTTGCAAATCTTCTTTCTGGACAGCCGCGTGTCAAG AAGTTAAGCATATTGCCAAGGTCAGGAGGAGCACTAGGCTTTACTTATATGCCTCCAACACATGAAGATAGATATTTGCTGTTCATTGATGAGTTACGAGGCCGCTTGGTTACTCTTCTTGGAGGGCGTGCAGCTGAAGAAGTGGTTTATTCAGGTCGTGTCTCAACTGGTGCACTTGACGATATACGTCGAGCAACTGACATGGCATACAAGGCAGTAGCTGAATATGGTCTTAATCAGACCATAGGCCCTGTGTCTATAGCCACACTGTCAGGTGGTGGGATTGACGAGTCTGGAGGTGCTGTTCCTTGGGGAAGGGATCAG GGCCATCTTGTGGATCTTGTTCAACGAGAGGTGAAAGTATTGTTGCAATCTGCTTTGGATGTAGCGCTTTCAGTTGTGCGTGCTAATCCTACTGTTTTGGAGGGTCTTGGTGCCCATTTAGAAG agaaagAGAAAGTCGAAGGTGAAGAGCTACAAGAGTGGTTGAGCTTGGTTG GCCCAATAGAACTTAAAGGTTTTATTGCAGGCAAGCAAGAGTCTCTTCTTTCACTGCAGACAGGCTCTTGA